Proteins co-encoded in one Aethina tumida isolate Nest 87 chromosome 7, icAetTumi1.1, whole genome shotgun sequence genomic window:
- the LOC109597703 gene encoding odorant receptor Or2-like, which translates to MAIAVPIIWKYSMEMTVECCSVLIFCITMTFKTIMCQTDTVKNLLKYILKKQAELKSSIDNESKQIYIKHQNVTYFFIGLITFQTGVAAVCLLLTKYHSYWDMETNQSYPNITMYRKKPLPYVIWLPFNSDEHYVPAFILHSIAASIGVIFNAITITFYLTVMIFIRCQLKILQLRIRTLDTTINKAELEVKNRLRSLIIDHQTIIEFSKQFNNDINLILLLDFTLNSAQLASICFQMITRDLSRIMMLFLFNYLVLTLLQIFSFSWYANEIKEQSLGVADAIYEHNWYEQSVSIRKTLLLMMMRAQKPLTLTIGPFFTMTNSIPLTVMKAAYSYVTLMTT; encoded by the exons ATGGCCATAGCTGTTCCAATAATATGGAAGTATTCGATGGAAATGACGGTAGAGTGCTGCAGCGTTTTGATCTTTTGCATCACCATGACATTCAAAACCATCATGTGCCAGACCGACACCGTTAAGAATCTACTGAAATACATTCTGAAAAAGCAGGCTGAATTGAAAAGTTCAATCGACAACGAATCGAAACAGATCTATATCAAACACCAAAacgttacatatttttttattggacttATCACGTTTCAGACGGGAGTGGCGGCTGTTTGTCTCCTTTTGACCAAATATCATTCGTATTGGGACATGGAGACGAACCAGAGTTATCCCAACATCACGATGTACAGGAAGAAACCTTTGCCCTACGTAATTTGGTTGCCGTTTAACAGTGACGAACATTATGTTCCTGCTTTTATTCTTCATTCGATTGCAGCTTCTATTGGCGTTATTTTCAATGCCATCACCATTACTTTCTACTTGACGGTCATGATTTTTATTCGCTGCCAGTTGAAAATTTTGCAGCTCAGGATCAGGACTCTcgacacaacaataaataaagccGAACTGGaagttaaaaatagattaagaTCTTTGATCATCGACCACCAAACAATCATTGA GTTTTCAAAACAGTTCAATAACgacattaatttgattttactgCTAGATTTTACTTTGAATTCAGCCCAACTTGCATCAATATGTTTCCAAATGATCACA aGAGATTTAAGCAGAATAATGATGCTTTTTCTCTTCAATTACCTCGTACTAACCTTGTTGCAAATTTTCTCTTTCTCTTGGTATGCTAACGAAATTAAAGAGCAG agttTGGGCGTAGCAGACGCAATTTATGAGCACAATTGGTACGAACAATCCGTTTCGATCAGGAAAACACTCCTGTTGATGATGATGCGGGCTCAGAAGCCCTTAACTTTGACAATTGGTCCATTTTTTACAATGACCAATAGTATACCATTAACG GTTATGAAAGCGGCGTATTCGTACGTAACTTTGATGACCacatag